A stretch of DNA from Candidatus Aenigmatarchaeota archaeon:
GAGAGATTGTTATGTTTATGTGGTTTGTTTCATTTGAATTGACATAAGATGAATATTTGGTAAGGTTATACAAGACATAAAACTCATGAGTCGTTTCCAAATCACCAGTTGCATTGACCTGCCAGGATGTTTGGCAGGTTTGGTTTGTACCAAGATATTTCATATTTATGCATTTCTGGGGATTGGAATTGATTGTGTAGAAGGGTTTATCACCTGGGGTTGTTGAGACTGGACCGTATTTTATGCCTGTTGAAACTCCTTCCTCAGGACCATATGTGATAAGATTGTCTGTCATCGTCAAGTAAGAAGCGTTTATCCAGGATGAAGAACGGGAGATGTTTGAGACACGGACTTCATCTATTGTACCATCAAAGAAGTCACCACCTGATGAATCAAGTCCCCCAATAATGAATTTAGCATTAGAATTATAAATTGTATCATTATCAATACATGGAAAATCACCACTGTTCACTTCCTCTCCATCCTTGTAAAGTCTTAATACAGAGCCATTATAAGTTAGGAATAGAATGGAATGAGTTCCATCTGTGGTTAAATCAAAGTCTGATGAACAATCTATATTAAATACTACACCATTACTTGAAGCCCTAAATTTAACTGAACCTAACCAACCAATAAACCACATATATGAAAACTGACCAACGTCATAATTCCCCTTGGAAATAATAGAGTTATAATCATTATTAGATTCCCTTTTTGTGATTGCCATAAATGTGAAGGAATTTGTGAAATCTAAACCTGTCTGATCAGAATCAGTGATGTTTAAAGATTGTCTATTATCTTGTTCAAAATATGCCATACCTCCTATATTTCCAGTAACTCGAGTGACACCATTGCTATCTGTTAAATTGTTTTTTCCAGTGGAATCATATCTTGTTCCAGAAGTCTCATTCAAATGCCAAACACCTTTGAAGTATTGGTCCCAAACACCCGTCTTATTTTCCCCATCCTCAACAGAAGCGTTGAAGTACATCCAGATATAATCGGTTGACGTGTTCTCGAGCAATGGAACCTTAACCCAGATGAAAGAATCGCCAGAGGTGTTCCATAGTTCTCTTTCGTAGGGAAGCACGGTTGTGTTGTCAGAATCTATGAACCTTAGATCAGTTCCTGTGGGTGACCTTGAGTAATTGAAATTGTTTGGGTTAAGTTTTACCAAAATTGGGAAGTCTGTGAGATTTGAGGTATTGCTTGAACCATACCACTTTGTAAATGTTAGTTTTTGTCTATACTTGAAAGATGTATTCCACCAATTTTCAGGTGGATCCAAAGTTGCATCAACATCTCCACACTCACCTCCTCTACAGGTGACAGAAGATGTGAATGTGAAGAATTTGTTTTGGCTGACATTTGTGTTTGTGGTTGGAGTAACTAAGGAAACATCAAGGTAACCCCATGGGACAAACCAAGTCACATTGTCTGTTGAATTGTGGTTGGATGTGTCCATACATTTTATAGACAAGTTCCAGTAGCCAGAATCCTCTATCAATAAATCATTATTATCATATATCCACCAGTCCTGATCAACCGAGGATGCATTTATTGAGTAGATTGTGTTGTTCATGTCAGGAATATTTGTTAGGTTGTAGGTCAAATTCTTTATACCGGCTAAACTCGTACAGTTTACTCTTATTCTTGTTATTGTATCATTCCATTTAACATCAGAACAGGACTGCCAGTTGGTTGTTGAATTGATCGCGCATTGGATTTGGTTGATGGATGGTGGCATCTCCAAGGTTGTGATATATGTGAATGGATTCAAACATGAAGTTCCATTCCAATTATTTAATGTGTCATTTGCATAAACACACCATGCTATTGTTGCACCTACAGTTGAATTGACAATTTTTGTCACATTTGACCAATTCTCTGTTCCTGTCATTGGTGTCCATGTATCATTAACCCAACCAGAACCAGAATAATAAACCCTAACTCTAACGGAACAATCGTCAACAGAACCAGCATCCCAACCCTCTT
This window harbors:
- a CDS encoding DUF2341 domain-containing protein, coding for MKIALLFLLLLLLLPIIFSDINCGIFYGTCPSGNIDLLYLRNDTGGYNNAHAQLPTVGYYPYVLCCNSTTQTLGRESSGTPFLKLYSQTDSHVQDPSNFDLNPKYTHLANISGSYSNPVCQLSDDYCPSGYGCLVSIAGDKKNRTNAHVGECGYYRKKVCCSDNIQAGIFYSLNSTNSTIAGTAVRHNLKWTSSEGLSGYIFQFCNGTWNGTHCMGDGGGWGEWSSELLTNPGAESGTTGWTSYGGGTFVSGYCSSCDDPPRSGSSMFSWNDSTDENTKAAQNVSLSSYSSYISQGKAVIDAGCWIISNEYHDDPPWDMSMVNVTFYDSTGNRITTNSYSSGWVNSETWTWRGLNNTTIPSNAAIVSLEFGSMEEGWDAGSVDDCSVRVRVYYSGSGWVNDTWTPMTGTENWSNVTKIVNSTVGATIAWCVYANDTLNNWNGTSCLNPFTYITTLEMPPSINQIQCAINSTTNWQSCSDVKWNDTITRIRVNCTSLAGIKNLTYNLTNIPDMNNTIYSINASSVDQDWWIYDNNDLLIEDSGYWNLSIKCMDTSNHNSTDNVTWFVPWGYLDVSLVTPTTNTNVSQNKFFTFTSSVTCRGGECGDVDATLDPPENWWNTSFKYRQKLTFTKWYGSSNTSNLTDFPILVKLNPNNFNYSRSPTGTDLRFIDSDNTTVLPYERELWNTSGDSFIWVKVPLLENTSTDYIWMYFNASVEDGENKTGVWDQYFKGVWHLNETSGTRYDSTGKNNLTDSNGVTRVTGNIGGMAYFEQDNRQSLNITDSDQTGLDFTNSFTFMAITKRESNNDYNSIISKGNYDVGQFSYMWFIGWLGSVKFRASSNGVVFNIDCSSDFDLTTDGTHSILFLTYNGSVLRLYKDGEEVNSGDFPCIDNDTIYNSNAKFIIGGLDSSGGDFFDGTIDEVRVSNISRSSSWINASYLTMTDNLITYGPEEGVSTGIKYGPVSTTPGDKPFYTINSNPQKCINMKYLGTNQTCQTSWQVNATGDLETTHEFYVLYNLTKYSSYVNSNETNHINITISQLGYLEVILVSPSSTQNIIQNKTFAVNATVYCRDSECGNVYGTLRYNSSSANPDTPVSSNQGDKPFFIQDGSPLKSCPTNPLSKDEFCNITWTINASGDVGSEWKVGVLFNSSFLIENNHTGNSSITIIGCIPSMTLQFSSITFGPLLPKTNQNPAIGNSNREYNITVNYGSCSSDLWIKGEDLTNTTLGYTIGIGNLSWNLLDDYLTSENMTKEYTLLYHNPEEEKNITTYYWLNTPLVAAGSYRGNITIKINESG